The following nucleotide sequence is from Salinigranum halophilum.
AGGACGGTGCCCTCGTGGAGGGCGTCCTCGGTTTCGGCCATCATCTCCGACGCCTCGCGACGGTCGGTGGTGTCGAAGTCGTAGTCGTCGGAGTCCTGGATGTCGATGTAGGGGACGTACTGCCGGGCGTCCTTGTTCCAGGTCGGGCACTGGGTGAGGAAGTCGACGTGGGAGAAGCCGTCGTGCTCGATGGCCTCGATGATGATCTCCTTCGCCTGGTTCGGGTTCACCGCGGCGGTGCGGGCGATGTACGACGCGCCCGAGGTGAGCGACAGCGAGAGCGGGCGGAGCGGCTCCTTCGCCGACCCGTGGGGCTGGGTCTTCGACTTGTGCCCCTTCGGCGACGTCGGCGACGTCTGGCCCTTCGTCAGCCCGAAGATCTCGTTGTTGAACACGATGTACGTCATGTCGTGGTTCTCACGAGCCGAGTGCATGAAGTGGTTCCCGCCGATGCCGTAGCCGTCGCCGTCGCCACCCGCGGCGACGACGGTCAGGCCGGGGTTGGCGAGTTTGGCGGCGCGGGCGATGGGCAGCGAACGGCCGTGGATGGTGTGGAAGCCGTAGCTCTCGAAGTAGCTGTTGAGCTTGCCCGAGCAGCCGATGCCCGTACAGAGGAGCATCTCGTCGGGGCTCAGACCCAACTCGGCGGCCGCGCCCTTCAGCGCCTTCAGGACGCCGAAGTCACCACAGCCGGGACACCACGTGGGCTGTGGTTCGAGCCCGGGGGTGAACTCGTTCTGGTCGTGTTCCGTCTCTTCACCGATTGCACTGAATACACTCATGGTTAGTCACCTGCGGCGGGAACGAACTTGGTCTCGGTTCCCGGGAGCGTGTCGTTCTCGACGACCGTGGTCACGAAGCCGTCGACGATCTCTGCGGGCTCGAAGGGGTTCCCGTTGTACTTGAGGAGGCTGGCGAGCTTCTCGCCGTAGCGGCCCAGTTCCTTCTGGGTAAGACCGCGGAACTGCGCCGAGGCGTTCATCTCGACGACGAGCACCTCGTCGACGCTCTCGATGAACGCTTCGACCTCTTCGACGGGGTAGGGCATCATGTCCGAGACCGAGAGCGCCTTCACGGAGTAGCCGTCGTCGTTGAGGCGGTCGACGGCCTCGAAGACGGTCCCCTGGTTCGAGCCCCACGTGAGGATGCCGTACTCGGCCTCGCTCGGGCCGTGCGGCGTCTGGTGGCTCGTGTCCATCGCGTCGAGGTCTTTCCGGATGTTCTCGACGCGCTCCATGCGGCGGTCCATCTGGAAGACCCGGTTCTCGGGGTCCTCGCTGATGTGCCCGGCGGGCATATGTTCGTTCCCCGTCGCGAGGAAGCGCCCACCCTTCTGGCCGGGGAGTGAGCGCGGGCTGATTCCCTTCTCGACGTTGTGCTGGAAGCGGTTGTACTTCCCGGAGGGGTCGTGCGGCGCTTCGGCGATCTCCTCCTCGGTGAGGACCGAGCCCAGGTCCGGGTTCGGGGCCTCGTCGAAGTGGCTCGCCGGGACGTTCACGAGTTCGCCGCCGAGCTTCTGGTCGTAGATGACGATGGCGGGAATCTGGTACTCGTAGGCGAGCTTGAACGCCTGTCGCGTCTGGGTGTACGCTTCCGAGACGGTCGACGGCGCGAAGACGACGCGGTTCGAGTCGCCCTGTGACGTGTAGAGGACGTGCTCTAAGTCGCCCTGTTCGGGCTTCGTCGGCAGCCCCGTCGAGGGACCGGCGCGCATCGCCTCGACGAAGACGACGGGTGTCTCCGTCATCTCGGCCAGGCCGAGCGGTTCGGACATCAGCGCGAAGCCACCACCGGACGACCCGGACATGGCCTTGACGCCCGCGTGGGAGGCACCGAGCGCGAGCGCGGCCGCGGCGATCTCGTCTTCGACCTGCTCGGAGATGCCGCCGAGTTCGGGGAGGTTCTGCGACATGATGGTGAACACCTCCGTCCACGGCGTCATCGGGTAGCCCGAGATGAAGCGGCAGCCCTCGTCGATGGAGCCGTAGGCGATGGCGTCAGACCCCGAGAGGAGCACCTGTTCCTCGTCGTGCTCGCCTTCGGGGACGGAGACGTCGTGCGTGTGTTCGCGCTCCATCGCCATCTCGTAGGCCTCGTCGAGAATCTCGAGGTTCGGCTCGAGGATCTTCTCCGGCATGGCCTCGGTCATCAGTTCGATGATCCAGTCGCGGTCGATGCCGGCCAGCGCGCAGGTCACGCCGACGCCGGCAGTGTTGCGCATGACCTCGCGACCGTGCTCGCGAGCGAGCGAGCGCAAGTCGAACTCGTAGACGTGCCAGTTGTTCTCTTCGACCCGCTCGTCGAAGTCCTCGACGGAGTCGGTGTCGACGAGCCCCGAGTCGATGACGATGACGCCACCCTCACGGAGTTCGTCGAGGTTCTCGTACAGCGGTTTCTGCTCCTCGTCGCCGTAGTACGCACCCTCCGAGGGGTTGCGGGCGAACGAGTCCCCCAGCGTCAGGAGGAAGTTGTAGCCGTCGCCACGCGACTCGACCGGGTTGGCGGACGCGCGAATCTCCGTGTACGTGTGGCCGCCACGGATGCGCGACGGGTAGTGTCGGTGTGTGAATACGTGCAGCCCCGACCGCATCAGAGCCTTCGCGAAGTTCTGGCTCGTCGAGGCGATTCCGTCTCCGGAACCCCCCGCGATTCGCCAGATGAGTTCGTCATCAGTCATAGTGTGGTCACGGCCCCGTGGGCCCTATCGACAAACTTGGCGACGTACTGAATAAAGACTTTGCTATGGATTGACAAGGAAAGATGATGATAGACCTTATATTGTATACCCACACACGCGTGAAAAGAGAAGAAATCCACTGACGGATCTCTTCGACTTTCGAAGAGAGAACGACCGCGTCGACGTTCCGGCGCTACGAATTGTCAGGAGACGAGGGGTGGTAGTCGGTGTCGTACTCGCCGACCTCGCCATCCAGGCGGTCGGGGTTGATTCGCCCACCGAGGAGCATGAAGTCGAGGATGGTGAGCGACAGCATCGCCTCGACGACCGGGACGGCTCTGGGTGGAAGCACGGGGTCGTGTCGGCCCACGACCTGAATCTCCTTCTCCTCGCCGGTCTCCCAGTCGACCGTCTTCTGCTGTTTGGGGATTGAGGTCGGCGCGTGCCACGTCGCCTCGCCGTAGATGGGCTGACCGGTCGTGATGCCGCCCTGCAGGCCGCCGTGTTTGTTCCCTTCCGGGACCGGGTCACCGCTCTCGTCGAACTCCCAGTCCTCGTTTCTGTCGAGCCCGGTCCACTCGCGCGCCTCCTTCCCGAGGCCGTACTCGACGCTCGTCGTCGCGGGGATGGAGAACATCGCCTGACCCAGACGGGCGGGGAACGAGTCGAACCGCGGCGCGCCCAGTCCACGGGGGACGCCCTGTGCCTCGAAGTAGATGGAGCCGCCGATGGAGTCGCCCTCCTTCTGGTACTGGTCGATACGCTCGCGCATCCGCTCGGCAGTCTCGGGATGTGCACACCGCACCTCGTTCTCTTCGGTGTGTTCGAGCATCTCCTCGAACGTGACTGGTGGGGCCTCGATGTCACCGATCTGGTTGACGTGCGCCTTCACTTCGATGCCGTGCTGTTCGAGAATCTTCCCCGCGATAGCGCCCGCCGCGACCCAGTTGACCGTCTCACGCGCCGACGAACGCCCGCCGCCGCCCCAGTTCCGGGTCCCGAACTTCGCGGAGTACGTGAAGTCGCCGTGGCTCGGCCGCGGTGCCGTCACGTACGGCTCGTACTTGCTCGACCGGGCGTCCTTGTTCTGGATGACCATCCCGATGGGCGTCCCCGTGGTGTAGCCGTCCTGGACGCCGGAGTTGATGACGACCTCGTCGGGTTCGCCTCTCGACGTGGTGATCATCGACTGCCCCGGCTTGCGTCGGTCGAGTTCGCGCTGGATGTCCGCCTCCGACAGTTCCAGTCCCGCCGGACAGCCGGAGACGGTGACCCCCATCGCCTCGCCGTGAGACTCGCCGTAGGTCGTCACCTGGAAGAGACGACCGAATCGGTTTCCGTTCATTACGTGGGTGTGGGAAGGGTGGGCATTTCAACGGTGCGGAACGTGCCCGCCTTGCCGGTCAGCCTCGCCAGAACGTCCGCGTCGGACCGGAACGGTGTTGTCCCCGGCCATCGACAGCGAGGTATGGTCTCCGACAGCCCCTCCCTCCGGAGCCGTCTGCAGGACACCTTCTGGGAACGCCACGCCAACCCCTGGAGCGCAGGGACGCGCTTTCTGACGATGCCGGCCCTGCTGTACGCGGTGTACACCCGCGACGGGCGACTCCTCCTCGCGACGCTGGGGTTCACCGTCGTCAACCCCGTCGCCTTCCCCCCGCCGGCGCGGACCGACTCGTGGCTCTCCCGCATCGTCCTCGCCGAGCGCGAGTGGCTCGGCGAGGGGAAGGGTTCGATGGACCTCGGCTACCCGAACGTCCTCAACCTCCTCAACGTGCCAGCGACGCTGCTGGCGCTGTGGGCCGCCTGGAAGCGGCGGCCGGCAACGACGGTCGTCGCGTGTCTGGTCGCGATGGGCCTCAAGCTGTGGTGGGTCGACGCCATCGCCCGCCGGACCGAGGCCGGACGGACCGGCCAGTGGCGCGCGGAGTAGCGACGCCCCCTCACTCACGCCCGACGGTCGCGCCCAGCCCGTCGAGGACGTCGAAGAAGCCGGGGAAGGAGACGTCGACGTGCTCGCCTCCGGTGATGGTCGTCGTGCCCTCGGCGACGAGACCCGCGACGGCCAGCGACATCACGATGCGGTGGTCGTGGCGGCCATCGACGTCGGCACCGACGAGGTCCGTGTCGGAGCCGTGAACGGTCAGGACGTCGTGTTCTTCCGTGACCGATGCGCCCATCTTCGTCAGCTCCTCGGCCATCGCGCTCACCCGGTCGGTCTCTTTGTACCGGACGTGTTCGCAGTTGACGATGCGTGTGTCGCCGTCGGCGACGGCCCCGAGCGTGGCGATGGTGGGCAGGAGGTCCGGTGTGTCGCCCACGTCGACCTCCACGCCAGACAGCGGGGTCCGGGAGACGTCGATCGTGCCCCCGTCCCGATTCCAGTCGATGTCCGCACCCATCCGTTCGAGGACGGAGACGATGGCCGAGTCGCCCTGTGCGCTCGGACGCGCGCCGTGGACCGTCACGCCGTCGTCGCCGGCGACCGCTCCCGCGGCGAGCAGATACGACATCGACGAGAAGTCGCCCGGGACGCGGTACGTCCCGCCCTCGGCCTCGTAGGACTGCCGACCCGGGACGGAGAAGCCCGCGTCGGTCCGCTCGACCTCGACCCCGAAGTCGGCGAGTACCTCGACCGTGATGTCGACGTAGGGCGCGGATTTGAGTTCGGTCTCCAGGTCGACGTCGACACCCGATTCGGTGACCGCCCCGGCCATCAGCAGGGCGGTGATGAACTGCGAGGAGACGTCGCCGGGGATGGAGACCTGTCCCCCGGAAACGTGGCCGCCGACGACGAGCGGGGCCTGGCCGTTCCCGCGCGTGCTCTCCGCGCGGCCGTCGAGTTGTGCGATGGCGTCGAGGAGCGGGCCGTGCGGACGCGACCGCAGGGAGTCGTCACCCGTCAGCACCGTGAGGCCGTCGCCGAGCGCCGCACACCCGGTAACGAGCCGCATCGTCGTCCCCGAGTTGGCGCAGTCGATGACGTCGTCCGGGACCGCGGGACGGCCGTCGAACCCCTCGACGTCGACCGTGGAGCCGTTGCGGTCGACGGTGCCGCCGAACGCGTCCACGGCACGCATCGTCGCGCGGGTGTCCGCGCTGACCAGCGCGTCCTCGACGGTCGCCGTCTCGCTGTAGCCCGCAGCGAGGATGGCGCGGTGTGTGTAGCTCTTCGACGGCGGAGCACGTGCGTCCCCCGCGACGGATGAGGGCCTGATAGAGACGTCCATACGCGGGCGTGGAGGAGCGGCGACGAAAGGCTACCGGACCCGGCGAGCGAGGTGTCCGGCGAGTTGGCGTCGGCCGACCCTAGCGATTTATCCACCGTCGACGTACGTCCGGTATGGCTATCGAGGATATCGCACACCGCGACGTCGTGACCGTCGACCTCGAGGCGACGCTCACCGACGTCGCGCACGTCATGCGGGACGAGCGGGTCGGGAGCGTGGTCGTCGTCGACGGCAAAGGGACGGTCGCCGGACTGCTCACCGACCGTGACCTCGTGGTGTCGGGGCTCGCCGAGGGCCGCCACCCCGACGAGTGCATCGCCAACGACATCCTCTCGACGAACGTCTTCTCCGTCGACCCCGACGACGACGTGGCCGACGTAGCCAGGCGCATGCGCGAAGAGGGCGTCCGGCGCGTCCCGGTCATGCGCGACCGGGACCTCGTCGGCATCGTGACGCTCGACGACCTGCTCGTCCACCTCGGCGAGGAGTTCGACAGCCTGGTCTCGGTCATCGAGGGCGAGTTCCCCCACCGGGACTGAGCGGGGGACAACGGTTTTGCCCGCGCTCTCCGAGGGAGGGCTATGACCCGCGACCTCAGCGCCCTCGACGACTACCTGGTCGACGCCGGCGTCGACGGCTATCTCGTCGACGCCGACGGGACCGACTCGAACCAGCGGTACCTCTCGGCGTTCGACGCGCCCGACCCGTTCGTCACGCTCTACGTCCCGAGCGACGCGGACGGCGAGGAAGGGACCGCCGGAGGCGTCCACCTCCTCGTGTCGAGTCTCGAGTACGGCCGCGCGACGAAGGTCGAGTCAGCCGCCTCCGTCTCGCGGCTCGTCGACTACGACTACCGCGCCCGGGTCGGGGAACACGGCCCCATCACGGGCCGCGCGCGGACCGTCGCGACGTTCCTCGCCGACCGCGCGGTCGGGAGCGTCGCCGTGCCCGCGGACTTCCCGCTCGGCGTGGGGGACGCGCTCCGCGAGGCGGGCGTCGACGTGACGGCCGACCACACCGACGTGGTGGCGGGGATGCGCGCGACCAAATCGAGCGCGGAGGTCGACAACATCCGGGCTGCACAGCGGGCGAACGAGGCCGCGATGGCCGCCGCGGAGGACCTGCTTCGAGCGGCGACGGTCGACGACGACGGTCGACTCCGCCACGACGACGAGCCCCTGACGGCCGAGCGGGTGAAAGAGGAGATCGAGGTGACGCTCCTGCGTCACGGCTGCGGCCTCGACGAGACCATCGTCGCCTGCGGCGCGGACGCCGCCGACCCCCACAACCGTGGGAGCGGCCCCCTCCGGGCGGGTGAAGCCGTCATCGTCGACATCTTCCCGTGCTCGAAGGAGACGAAGTACCACGCGGACATGACCCGGACGTTCGTGAAGGGCGAACCGACCGCGGAGCTCAGACACCGCTTCGACGTGACCGACGAGGCGCGCGAGGCCGCCCTCGCGGCGCTCGAACCCGGCGTAACCGGCGCTGCCGTCCACGACGCGGTCTGTGACGTCTACGAGGACGCCGGCTACCCGACCCTCCGGTCGGACCCCCACACGGAGGTCGGATTCATCCACTCGACGGGCCACGGCGTCGGCCTCGACGTCCACGAGCGCCCGCGGGTGAGCCCCGACGGCGAGGAGCTACGCCCGGGACACGTCGTCACCATCGAGCCCGGCCTCTACGACCCGTCGGTGGGCGGCGTCCGCATCGAGGACCTCGTCGTCGTGACCGAGACGGGGTACGAGAACCTGACCGACTACCCCGTCGAGTTCGTCGTCTGACCCGCCTCCGCCGACGGGCGGGCGTCCTCCCAGTCTTCGAGCAGGGTCCGCAACCCGTCGACAGTCGACGAGACGGGGAACCCCGCCGCCTGGCGGACGACGTGTTCGTCGTCGAGCAACAGCGCGTAGACGGTGTCCTCGCCGAGGAGGCCGAGCGACTGGCGGAACTGCCGTTTGTTCACCCGGAGGACGAGCATCCGGTCGTGCTGGTCGGCCGTGAGCAGGTCCGCCCGACGGGTGCGGCCGATGAGCATCCGGCTCCGCCAGTCGACGACGAGCAACTCGTAGTACTCGAACGCGTCGTACCGCGCCGCGAGTTGCTCGGCGACAGAACACCACGGGTCGACGAGTGACCGTTGTTGCCACTGGAAAGAGATGACGAGCAACGTCGGGTCTCCGTCGAACCCGTCAGGGAGGGAGCGGTGGTCCCCTTCGAGATTCGAACCGGAGACCCGTGGAAACTTCATCGTCCGAGACTGTCTGTGTTACCGGCTATAACTCATCGCCTCTTATTATCAGACGAGATTATCAGCGTCTGACGCACGGCTGACGCGGTCCTTCCGACTCGTGGACGTGTCTGCATCTCGAGACGAACCGCGGGTGCACGACGGCGGCCGGCATCCTCTTTTCCGTCCGGTCCCTCTGCGGAGCCGTGTCTCTGGTGGACCGACTCGCCCGGCTGTTCCGTGAACCGACCGACGACGAGGAGCCACCCGCTCGACGGGCGGACCGCGCGCCCGACACGTATCGCAGCGACGGCGGCGAGAGCGGGACGAACGCCGACGGCGACGCCGAGGCGGAGACGGGACCGGACGCGGGGTCGGGACGGGACGCTCGGCGCGTCGCTGTCGTCGTGCAGGCTCCGCCGGCCGGCGTCCGGCGGTACGAACTCACCCTCCGGGCAGCGGCCGCCGTCGAGACTGTCGAACCGGGCCTTCTGACGCGTCTCTTCGAGACGTTCGACGACGGGTCGGGAGTCGTCCGCGCCCGCGCGGTCGACGTCGACGGGAACGGCAAGACGGTCGACGCGGCGACGCCGCTCTTCACGGTCCACTTCGAAGCGCCCGTCGACCCGGAGACCGTCTCGGTCGACGGGACGCTCACCGGTCACGACGAAGCGCCCGTCCCGTGGTCACGGGTCCGGCTCACGCCGGTCGACTGAGGCGGGTGACGAGTGGTTCCGAAGCCTTTTGCGACGGCCCGAGTTACGGTGGGTCGATGAAACTGCTCGTCGTCGGCGCAGGGTCGATGGGTCGGTGGTTCGCCGACACCGTCGCGGAGAACGTTCCGGGAGCGGTCGACGTCGCGTTCGCCGACGCGGACCCGACCGTCGCCGCCGCCGCCGCGGAGGCGCTCGGCGGTCGGCAGGTCCCCCTCGACGACGACGAGCGCTTCGACGCAGTCTGCGTCGCGGTCCCCATCTCGGCCGTCGAGACGAGCGTCGCGACGCAGGCGCCGCGCGCACGGACGGCGCTCGTCGACGTCTCGGGCGTGATGGCCGCGCCGGTCGAGGCGATGCGCCACGCGGCCCCGGACCACGAACGAATCAGCTTCCATCCGCTGTTCGCCCCGGCGAACGCCCCCGGGACGGTCGCGAGCGTCGTCGACGCCGCAGGACCGACGACGGACCGCGTCCGCGCCGCCCTCGAAGAGGCGGGGAACACCGTGTTCGAGACGACCCCCGCAGAGCACGACCGGGCGATGGAGACGGTGCAAGCCAGCGCCCACGCGGCCGTCCTCGCGTTCGCGCTCGCCGCTCGTGCGGTCCGCCCGGAGTTCCACACACCGGTATCGGCTGCCCTCACCGAGGCCGTCGGGATGGTCACGGGGGGCACGCCGCGCGTCTACCGTGAGATTCAGGAGACGTTCGAGGGGGCCGAGCGGGTCGCCGAGGCGGCCGCCCGAGTCGCGGCCGCCGACGGCGACGAGTTCGAGGCGCTCTACCACGAGGCGAGCGGTGGCGACGCGAGCGGGGGAGAGCGATGACGACGACCGACCGCGACGGCATCGTCGCCAACGCGAAGTACCTCCGCAACGTCCGCCCCGTCGACCCCGAGGAGATACACGAGTACGTCGAGGGGACGCCGCACCCCGCCGTCGTCAGGCAGGTCCTCCGCGAGGAAGCCGTCGACCTCGGCCTCGTCGAGCGGGACGACGGGACGTTCGTCCCCGCGCCCGAGCGGGTGGTCACCGGCGGGTGGTCGCCGGAGGCGTTCCCCGAGCGGTACGCACACGCCTTCGAGGACCTCCTGGTCGAGCGGTACGGCCTCGACTGGCACGAGGGGGAGTCGGCGGCGCGCCTGCGCGAGACCATCCGTCGGCTGAAAGAACAGTACTACCGTCAACACCCCGTCGAGTACGACGAGGAGGTCGCCGCCGCCTACGGCATCTACCACCTCCCAGACTACTACGCGACGGTTGGCTACGTCCTCGACACGCTGACCGAGCGCGACCTGCTGACGACGCCGATTCGCGTCCTGGACGTCGGTGCGGGCACGGGCGGGCCGGCGCTCGGCCTCCACGACTTTCTCGCCCGGCACGCCGAGGACGCGCTGGTCGACTACCACGCCGTCGAACCGAGTGACGCCGCCGCAGTGCTCGACCACCTCCTCGCGGAGACCGGCCGGAACTTCCACCACACGGTCCACCGCTCGCGGGTCGAGGACCTCGACCTGGGTGCGCTCTGTACAGACCCGTTCGACCTCGTCTTGTTCTCGAACGTGCTCAGCGAGCTAGACGACCCCGTCGCAGTCGTCGAGTCCTCGCTCGACGCGCTCGGTCCGGAGGGGTCGGTCGTGGCGCTCGAACCGGCGGACCTCAACACCGCGACCGCCCTCCGAACGGTCGAACGCGAGGTGGTGTCTCGGACCGGCGTGACCGTGTACGCGCCGACGCTCCGCCTGTGGCCCGACACGGAGCCGTCCGACCGGGGCTGGTCGTTCGACGTCAGAGCCGACCTCGAGGTGCCGCCGTTCCAGTCGCGGCTCGCTGCGGGTGTGGGCGACGCGGACGCGTTCGTCAACACCACCGTACAGTTCGCGTACGCCGTGTTGCGGCCCGACGGGACGCGGCGTAGCGACCTCCGGGCGAACCCGACGCGTCACGCGAAGATGGCCGACCTCGACAGACACGTCACCGAGCGCATCGACCTCCTCGCCGTGAAGCTGAGCCACGACCTGACCGACGACGCCGACGCCAACCCGCTGTTCAAGCTCGGCGACGGGAGCGAGGAGACGGGCGTCTTCGGCGTCCTCACGCGGCGAACCTCGCTCAACGAGGCGCTCGCGACCGCGCCGTACGGTTCCGTGCTCCGACTCGAACAGGTGCTCGCGCTCTGGAACGACGACGAGGAGGCGTACAACCTCGTCGTCGACGACGGCACCATCGTCGACTTCCTCGGCTGAGTCGTTCGCACGCGTGCGAATCACCGCCGTTTCGTCGGTCCCGATGGACGACTGGGTGGGTTCGACGCGGTGTCCGCACGTTATCATTCGAGATAAGATTGCCGACAGCGTTAACCATCCCCGGCGAGCACAGCGGGTATGCACCGGCGTGCGCTCCTCCTCGCTGTCGCCGGACTCTCCGGCTGTACCAGTCTCGTCGGACGTCCCCTCGGCGGCGGCTCCGACCAGGCTGGCGGGTCGAGCGGCTCCGACAGCGGGTCGACCGGGACCGAATCGACGGGAGACGGTGGCACCGGAGCGGAGGCCGACGAGGCCGCGGCCCCCGCCTCGGAGCCGCAGACGCCCTCGCCCGCGGAGCTCCGTCGCATGAGCGTGCCGGACCTCCTGGCACTGTCGCGCGACAACCTCTCGCGCGCCGTCGAGACGTACGCCGACGCCGGGGGCGACGACTCGCTCACCGCCGTCACGGCCGCGACAGACGCGTTCGACCCTGGTCCGGTCGTCGACTACCTCTACGGCGCGCGGCGAGCGTACGAGGCGGCCGACAGGCAGGGGGTGTCGACCGCCGACCGAGCGGAGATCGACCGACTCGGTCGCGTCGAGGAGTTCCTCCGGCTCAGTATCGACGCGCAGGTCCTGCTCATCGAGGCGCACAACGACCTCGAGGGAGTCGTCACGGCCATCGAGTACGTCGACCCCGAGACGGCCCGCTCGCTCACCGACCGGGCGGGGGCCCGACAGGAACGGGCGAGCGGAGCGGTCACCGACCTCTCGAACAGTCGGTACGAACGGT
It contains:
- a CDS encoding M24 family metallopeptidase — encoded protein: MTRDLSALDDYLVDAGVDGYLVDADGTDSNQRYLSAFDAPDPFVTLYVPSDADGEEGTAGGVHLLVSSLEYGRATKVESAASVSRLVDYDYRARVGEHGPITGRARTVATFLADRAVGSVAVPADFPLGVGDALREAGVDVTADHTDVVAGMRATKSSAEVDNIRAAQRANEAAMAAAEDLLRAATVDDDGRLRHDDEPLTAERVKEEIEVTLLRHGCGLDETIVACGADAADPHNRGSGPLRAGEAVIVDIFPCSKETKYHADMTRTFVKGEPTAELRHRFDVTDEAREAALAALEPGVTGAAVHDAVCDVYEDAGYPTLRSDPHTEVGFIHSTGHGVGLDVHERPRVSPDGEELRPGHVVTIEPGLYDPSVGGVRIEDLVVVTETGYENLTDYPVEFVV
- a CDS encoding small ribosomal subunit Rsm22 family protein, producing MTTTDRDGIVANAKYLRNVRPVDPEEIHEYVEGTPHPAVVRQVLREEAVDLGLVERDDGTFVPAPERVVTGGWSPEAFPERYAHAFEDLLVERYGLDWHEGESAARLRETIRRLKEQYYRQHPVEYDEEVAAAYGIYHLPDYYATVGYVLDTLTERDLLTTPIRVLDVGAGTGGPALGLHDFLARHAEDALVDYHAVEPSDAAAVLDHLLAETGRNFHHTVHRSRVEDLDLGALCTDPFDLVLFSNVLSELDDPVAVVESSLDALGPEGSVVALEPADLNTATALRTVEREVVSRTGVTVYAPTLRLWPDTEPSDRGWSFDVRADLEVPPFQSRLAAGVGDADAFVNTTVQFAYAVLRPDGTRRSDLRANPTRHAKMADLDRHVTERIDLLAVKLSHDLTDDADANPLFKLGDGSEETGVFGVLTRRTSLNEALATAPYGSVLRLEQVLALWNDDEEAYNLVVDDGTIVDFLG
- a CDS encoding prephenate dehydrogenase/arogenate dehydrogenase family protein, with translation MKLLVVGAGSMGRWFADTVAENVPGAVDVAFADADPTVAAAAAEALGGRQVPLDDDERFDAVCVAVPISAVETSVATQAPRARTALVDVSGVMAAPVEAMRHAAPDHERISFHPLFAPANAPGTVASVVDAAGPTTDRVRAALEEAGNTVFETTPAEHDRAMETVQASAHAAVLAFALAARAVRPEFHTPVSAALTEAVGMVTGGTPRVYREIQETFEGAERVAEAAARVAAADGDEFEALYHEASGGDASGGER
- a CDS encoding 2-oxoacid:acceptor oxidoreductase subunit alpha: MTDDELIWRIAGGSGDGIASTSQNFAKALMRSGLHVFTHRHYPSRIRGGHTYTEIRASANPVESRGDGYNFLLTLGDSFARNPSEGAYYGDEEQKPLYENLDELREGGVIVIDSGLVDTDSVEDFDERVEENNWHVYEFDLRSLAREHGREVMRNTAGVGVTCALAGIDRDWIIELMTEAMPEKILEPNLEILDEAYEMAMEREHTHDVSVPEGEHDEEQVLLSGSDAIAYGSIDEGCRFISGYPMTPWTEVFTIMSQNLPELGGISEQVEDEIAAAALALGASHAGVKAMSGSSGGGFALMSEPLGLAEMTETPVVFVEAMRAGPSTGLPTKPEQGDLEHVLYTSQGDSNRVVFAPSTVSEAYTQTRQAFKLAYEYQIPAIVIYDQKLGGELVNVPASHFDEAPNPDLGSVLTEEEIAEAPHDPSGKYNRFQHNVEKGISPRSLPGQKGGRFLATGNEHMPAGHISEDPENRVFQMDRRMERVENIRKDLDAMDTSHQTPHGPSEAEYGILTWGSNQGTVFEAVDRLNDDGYSVKALSVSDMMPYPVEEVEAFIESVDEVLVVEMNASAQFRGLTQKELGRYGEKLASLLKYNGNPFEPAEIVDGFVTTVVENDTLPGTETKFVPAAGD
- a CDS encoding CBS domain-containing protein; this translates as MAIEDIAHRDVVTVDLEATLTDVAHVMRDERVGSVVVVDGKGTVAGLLTDRDLVVSGLAEGRHPDECIANDILSTNVFSVDPDDDVADVARRMREEGVRRVPVMRDRDLVGIVTLDDLLVHLGEEFDSLVSVIEGEFPHRD
- the aroC gene encoding chorismate synthase, with amino-acid sequence MNGNRFGRLFQVTTYGESHGEAMGVTVSGCPAGLELSEADIQRELDRRKPGQSMITTSRGEPDEVVINSGVQDGYTTGTPIGMVIQNKDARSSKYEPYVTAPRPSHGDFTYSAKFGTRNWGGGGRSSARETVNWVAAGAIAGKILEQHGIEVKAHVNQIGDIEAPPVTFEEMLEHTEENEVRCAHPETAERMRERIDQYQKEGDSIGGSIYFEAQGVPRGLGAPRFDSFPARLGQAMFSIPATTSVEYGLGKEAREWTGLDRNEDWEFDESGDPVPEGNKHGGLQGGITTGQPIYGEATWHAPTSIPKQQKTVDWETGEEKEIQVVGRHDPVLPPRAVPVVEAMLSLTILDFMLLGGRINPDRLDGEVGEYDTDYHPSSPDNS
- the aroA gene encoding 3-phosphoshikimate 1-carboxyvinyltransferase, with protein sequence MDVSIRPSSVAGDARAPPSKSYTHRAILAAGYSETATVEDALVSADTRATMRAVDAFGGTVDRNGSTVDVEGFDGRPAVPDDVIDCANSGTTMRLVTGCAALGDGLTVLTGDDSLRSRPHGPLLDAIAQLDGRAESTRGNGQAPLVVGGHVSGGQVSIPGDVSSQFITALLMAGAVTESGVDVDLETELKSAPYVDITVEVLADFGVEVERTDAGFSVPGRQSYEAEGGTYRVPGDFSSMSYLLAAGAVAGDDGVTVHGARPSAQGDSAIVSVLERMGADIDWNRDGGTIDVSRTPLSGVEVDVGDTPDLLPTIATLGAVADGDTRIVNCEHVRYKETDRVSAMAEELTKMGASVTEEHDVLTVHGSDTDLVGADVDGRHDHRIVMSLAVAGLVAEGTTTITGGEHVDVSFPGFFDVLDGLGATVGRE
- a CDS encoding DUF6653 family protein, with amino-acid sequence MVSDSPSLRSRLQDTFWERHANPWSAGTRFLTMPALLYAVYTRDGRLLLATLGFTVVNPVAFPPPARTDSWLSRIVLAEREWLGEGKGSMDLGYPNVLNLLNVPATLLALWAAWKRRPATTVVACLVAMGLKLWWVDAIARRTEAGRTGQWRAE
- a CDS encoding thiamine pyrophosphate-dependent enzyme; the encoded protein is MSVFSAIGEETEHDQNEFTPGLEPQPTWCPGCGDFGVLKALKGAAAELGLSPDEMLLCTGIGCSGKLNSYFESYGFHTIHGRSLPIARAAKLANPGLTVVAAGGDGDGYGIGGNHFMHSARENHDMTYIVFNNEIFGLTKGQTSPTSPKGHKSKTQPHGSAKEPLRPLSLSLTSGASYIARTAAVNPNQAKEIIIEAIEHDGFSHVDFLTQCPTWNKDARQYVPYIDIQDSDDYDFDTTDRREASEMMAETEDALHEGTVLTGRYYVDSERPSYGQEKRAIGEMPEEPLAERYFDEDYEWERTYDLFLDKHR